A window of uncultured Litoreibacter sp. contains these coding sequences:
- a CDS encoding haloacid dehalogenase type II: protein MPITTCVFDAYGTLFDVAAAARTAASEPGRDDLAKCWQKLANDWRLKQLQYTWLRAVADAHGDFWDVTQDGLDWAMENNGLNDAELRERLLQLYWELQAYPEVPDMLGALKSAGLSTAILSNGSPAMLDGAVQSAGVGEFLDDVLSVESVGIFKPHKSVYDLVGKRFDCANDEVLFVSSNGWDAAASAGYGFQTVWVNRAGEPMDRLPWKPTNVLKDLTTIPELAAKL, encoded by the coding sequence ATGCCCATCACCACCTGCGTATTTGACGCTTACGGCACGCTGTTTGACGTGGCCGCCGCCGCCCGCACCGCCGCGTCAGAGCCGGGGCGCGATGATCTGGCGAAATGCTGGCAGAAGCTGGCAAACGATTGGCGCCTCAAGCAGCTGCAATACACGTGGCTGCGCGCCGTGGCGGACGCGCATGGCGACTTCTGGGATGTGACCCAAGACGGGCTCGACTGGGCAATGGAAAATAACGGCCTCAATGACGCAGAACTGCGCGAACGCCTGCTGCAGCTCTACTGGGAATTGCAGGCCTACCCGGAAGTGCCCGACATGCTTGGTGCTCTCAAAAGCGCAGGCCTCAGCACCGCGATCCTGTCCAATGGCTCGCCCGCGATGCTGGACGGCGCGGTGCAATCAGCAGGCGTCGGCGAATTCCTCGACGATGTGCTCAGCGTCGAAAGCGTCGGCATCTTCAAGCCGCATAAATCGGTCTACGACCTTGTGGGCAAACGCTTTGACTGCGCCAATGACGAAGTGCTCTTCGTCTCCTCCAACGGTTGGGACGCGGCGGCGTCGGCGGGTTACGGCTTCCAAACCGTCTGGGTCAACCGCGCCGGAGAGCCGATGGACCGCCTGCCATGGAAGCCCACAAACGTGCTGAAAGACCTCACCACCATCCCCGAACTGGCCGCAAAATTATGA
- a CDS encoding DUF4157 domain-containing protein, translating into MFDRASPENHPPQPATFKSARPGPEKLAALQRKANSSATIKDMQALQRVANPGGLPKQLQSGIEALSGLSMGHVKVHRNSDKPAQVGAHAYAQGSTIHLAPGQDRHLPHEAWHVVQQAQGRVKPTMQAKGVAINDDASLEHEADVMGARAAQLKTSASPAALQNPRGDQPAQLMALHAYPKAPTHDGLSALGVQSVSMPVADYAQWRGTMQRRGIAHGAVAAGDRMVVTQFAGGTMQFWPSWAQVTSILLVSEGVLTVAAGIGAMKLTAGIAFWPAMLGAFAGAAKILRGIFTWPAKDALGNETRPTGKRLVLLNTLRSLEGLLALGSGAWMKDPKVIAFGAIKTLRAAITIATDLMRDNPNSNLRKGLMFLSMLLQAAEAGLVVALGVSTFGRAGDAIAGHAPSALTEGLTKAGGIATVAVGASKTVRAGIQGRDLKEYHDKGKAERLPLLKKRAPRSDTTMQLCGKKKKKSGGGGKKGVSYTSISQHYSAAEIAAAGGATSGHGSGGSGSGQNANTIKQNAELADRLRANRAAAKAASRPKPVIKEKGKMSMLDKALAYVEELNERDMSYEDRIGDFSEFIDTKEDRGETLSEAEYDLAFDAIKK; encoded by the coding sequence ATGTTCGACCGCGCTTCGCCTGAAAATCACCCCCCGCAACCCGCAACTTTCAAATCCGCCCGTCCCGGGCCGGAAAAGCTGGCCGCGCTGCAACGCAAGGCCAACAGCAGCGCCACGATCAAAGACATGCAGGCGCTGCAGCGGGTCGCGAACCCGGGCGGTCTGCCAAAGCAATTGCAATCGGGGATCGAAGCCCTGTCCGGCCTGTCCATGGGCCACGTCAAGGTGCACCGCAATTCCGACAAACCGGCCCAGGTTGGCGCGCATGCCTACGCGCAGGGCAGCACCATCCATTTGGCACCGGGTCAGGACAGGCACCTGCCGCATGAGGCGTGGCATGTCGTCCAGCAGGCGCAGGGCCGGGTGAAGCCGACGATGCAGGCCAAGGGCGTGGCGATCAATGATGATGCTTCGCTGGAGCATGAGGCCGACGTGATGGGCGCCAGGGCGGCGCAGCTGAAAACCTCCGCATCCCCCGCCGCGCTGCAAAACCCGCGCGGCGACCAGCCCGCGCAGCTGATGGCGCTGCATGCCTACCCAAAGGCCCCCACCCATGACGGGCTGTCCGCTTTGGGGGTGCAATCCGTGTCCATGCCGGTGGCTGACTACGCGCAGTGGCGCGGCACGATGCAGCGCCGGGGTATCGCGCATGGGGCCGTGGCCGCTGGTGACCGCATGGTGGTGACGCAGTTTGCTGGCGGCACCATGCAGTTTTGGCCCTCATGGGCTCAGGTCACGTCAATCCTGCTGGTGAGCGAAGGCGTTCTGACGGTCGCGGCGGGGATCGGCGCGATGAAGCTGACCGCCGGCATTGCGTTCTGGCCCGCCATGCTTGGCGCTTTTGCGGGCGCGGCCAAGATTTTGCGCGGCATCTTCACCTGGCCCGCCAAGGACGCGCTGGGCAACGAAACCAGACCAACCGGGAAACGTCTGGTCCTGCTGAACACATTGCGCAGTCTGGAGGGGCTTCTGGCGCTGGGAAGCGGCGCATGGATGAAGGACCCCAAGGTCATCGCGTTCGGCGCGATCAAGACGCTGCGCGCCGCGATCACCATCGCAACAGACCTGATGCGCGACAACCCGAACTCCAATTTGCGCAAGGGGCTGATGTTCTTGTCCATGCTGCTGCAGGCCGCGGAGGCCGGGCTGGTGGTTGCGCTGGGCGTCTCGACCTTCGGCCGCGCCGGCGACGCGATTGCGGGCCACGCCCCCAGCGCCCTGACCGAGGGGCTCACCAAAGCCGGCGGCATTGCGACCGTCGCGGTCGGCGCCAGCAAAACGGTCCGCGCCGGCATTCAGGGCCGCGATCTGAAAGAGTACCACGACAAGGGCAAAGCGGAACGGTTGCCGCTGCTGAAGAAGAGGGCCCCGCGATCAGACACCACCATGCAGCTCTGCGGCAAGAAGAAGAAGAAAAGCGGAGGCGGCGGGAAGAAGGGTGTAAGCTACACCAGCATCAGCCAGCACTATTCAGCGGCGGAGATTGCCGCCGCTGGCGGGGCCACATCGGGCCACGGCTCGGGCGGAAGCGGCTCGGGTCAAAACGCCAACACCATCAAGCAGAACGCCGAACTGGCCGACCGGCTCAGGGCAAATCGTGCCGCAGCAAAGGCTGCCAGCCGTCCCAAACCGGTCATCAAAGAAAAGGGCAAAATGTCCATGCTTGATAAAGCATTGGCCTATGTTGAAGAGCTGAACGAGAGGGATATGTCGTATGAAGACCGGATCGGCGATTTCTCTGAATTTATCGACACGAAGGAAGACCGCGGCGAAACCCTAAGCGAGGCGGAGTATGACCTCGCCTTCGATGCGATCAAAAAATAG
- a CDS encoding alpha/beta hydrolase, whose amino-acid sequence MSSFTASDGANLHYTDEGAGLPVLCLAGLTRNGSDFDYVAPHLDKVRLIRLDYRGRGNSDWSGPDTYTLQREGLDAVELLDHLGIDKAAILGTSRGGIIAMGLAATVKDRLIGVCLNDIGPEIAAPGLEAIKDYLGRRPVFKTRAEAVQGLSTRMAGFDNVPQERWEHEADRHYIEDANGLNFNYDPALRDAVLGGPQNLNPDLWPFFDALDGLPLALLRGANSNLLTPQTAARMEERRPDMLYADVPDRGHVPFLDEPVSLLTIKAWLEECR is encoded by the coding sequence ATGAGCAGTTTCACGGCGTCTGACGGCGCAAATCTGCACTACACGGACGAGGGCGCGGGCCTGCCCGTCCTCTGCCTCGCAGGCCTCACCCGCAACGGCTCAGACTTCGATTATGTCGCCCCGCATCTGGACAAGGTCCGCCTGATCCGTCTCGACTATCGCGGCCGCGGCAATTCCGACTGGTCCGGCCCCGATACCTACACGTTGCAGCGCGAGGGCCTCGACGCGGTCGAGCTGCTCGACCATCTGGGCATCGACAAGGCAGCCATCCTTGGCACGTCGCGCGGCGGCATCATCGCGATGGGGTTGGCGGCAACGGTCAAGGACCGTCTGATCGGGGTGTGTCTCAACGATATCGGCCCCGAAATCGCGGCCCCCGGCCTTGAAGCCATCAAGGACTACCTTGGGCGCCGCCCTGTCTTCAAAACCCGCGCCGAGGCGGTGCAGGGCCTGTCCACCCGCATGGCGGGGTTCGACAATGTCCCCCAGGAGCGATGGGAGCACGAAGCCGACCGCCACTATATCGAGGACGCAAATGGCCTGAATTTCAACTATGATCCGGCCCTGCGTGACGCCGTGTTGGGCGGCCCGCAAAACCTCAACCCCGACCTTTGGCCTTTCTTTGACGCGCTGGATGGCCTGCCCCTTGCGCTTTTGCGCGGCGCAAACTCCAACCTGCTCACCCCACAGACCGCCGCCAGGATGGAAGAAAGACGTCCCGACATGCTGTATGCGGATGTGCCGGATCGCGGCCACGTTCCGTTCCTGGATGAACCCGTGTCTTTGCTGACAATCAAGGCGTGGCTGGAGGAATGCAGATGA
- the fabA gene encoding bifunctional 3-hydroxydecanoyl-ACP dehydratase/trans-2-decenoyl-ACP isomerase produces the protein MSDYPNSFDRDDLLKCARGELFGPGNAQLPEPPMLMMDRITDISGDGGAHGKGHVLAEFDITPDLWFFDCHFPGNPIMPGCLGLDGLWQLTGFNLGWRGWQGRGYALGVGEVKLKGMVRPDRKMLTYKIDFTKAIQTRRLTMGVADGIVEADGEVIYEVKDMKVALSES, from the coding sequence ATGTCTGACTATCCAAACAGCTTTGACAGGGATGACCTGCTGAAATGCGCACGTGGAGAGCTGTTCGGCCCCGGCAACGCCCAACTGCCCGAGCCGCCAATGCTCATGATGGACCGCATCACCGACATCTCCGGCGACGGCGGCGCGCATGGCAAGGGCCACGTGCTGGCCGAGTTCGACATTACGCCCGACCTTTGGTTCTTCGACTGTCACTTCCCCGGCAATCCCATTATGCCCGGCTGCCTTGGCCTTGATGGTTTGTGGCAATTGACCGGCTTTAACCTGGGCTGGCGCGGCTGGCAGGGCCGCGGCTACGCGCTGGGCGTGGGCGAGGTGAAGCTGAAAGGCATGGTGCGCCCCGACCGCAAGATGCTGACCTACAAGATCGACTTCACCAAGGCGATCCAAACCCGCCGCCTGACCATGGGTGTGGCCGACGGCATCGTCGAGGCCGATGGCGAGGTGATCTACGAAGTCAAAGATATGAAGGTGGCGCTCAGCGAAAGCTGA
- a CDS encoding SDR family oxidoreductase gives MANLMTGKRGLIMGVANERSIAWGIAKSMAAEGAELAFSYQGEAFGKRVAPLAESLGSDILVDVDVTDDASLDACFDTLKDKWGSLDFVVHAIAFSDKNELTGRFINTSRENFKNSMVISCYSLIDVAKRAAPLMNEGGTLLTLTYQGSNRVTPFYNVMGVAKAALESTVRYLANDLGPDGIRVNAISPGPMKTLAGAAIGGARKTFRQTEANSPMRANATLDAVGGTAVYLASDAGACTTGEIIRVDGGYHVLGMPQPENL, from the coding sequence ATGGCAAACCTGATGACCGGAAAACGCGGCCTGATCATGGGCGTTGCGAATGAGCGTTCCATTGCATGGGGCATCGCCAAGTCTATGGCCGCCGAGGGCGCTGAGCTTGCGTTCTCGTACCAGGGCGAGGCCTTTGGCAAACGCGTGGCCCCGCTGGCGGAAAGCCTGGGCTCCGACATTCTGGTCGATGTGGACGTCACCGATGACGCGTCGCTGGATGCGTGCTTTGACACGTTGAAGGACAAATGGGGCAGTCTGGACTTCGTCGTCCACGCTATCGCGTTTTCCGACAAGAACGAGCTGACCGGCCGCTTCATCAACACCAGCCGCGAGAACTTCAAGAACTCGATGGTGATCAGCTGCTACTCGCTGATCGATGTGGCCAAACGCGCGGCCCCGCTGATGAATGAAGGCGGGACGCTGTTGACCCTGACCTACCAGGGCTCAAATCGCGTGACGCCGTTCTACAACGTGATGGGCGTGGCCAAGGCGGCGCTGGAATCTACCGTCCGCTACCTTGCCAACGACCTCGGTCCTGATGGCATTCGCGTCAACGCCATCTCGCCCGGTCCCATGAAAACGCTGGCCGGCGCGGCAATTGGTGGGGCTAGAAAAACCTTCCGCCAGACCGAGGCCAATTCCCCGATGCGCGCCAATGCCACGCTGGACGCGGTCGGCGGCACGGCTGTTTATCTCGCCTCTGATGCGGGGGCCTGCACGACGGGTGAGATCATCCGCGTCGATGGCGGCTATCACGTGCTGGGCATGCCGCAGCCGGAAAATCTCTAA
- a CDS encoding VOC family protein has protein sequence MSETHGTVHWTELNTHDVDKAIAYYTKLCGWSFDKMPMEGADYHIAMKGDQMVAGMFDLAAMPEMKDLPSHWLTYLAVDDVDAAAKDTEALGGTIIRAPWDVEGVGRIAILTDPSGAAFGMMTPS, from the coding sequence ATGAGCGAGACCCACGGAACCGTCCACTGGACCGAGCTAAACACCCATGACGTCGACAAAGCCATTGCGTACTACACCAAGCTGTGCGGCTGGTCGTTTGATAAGATGCCGATGGAAGGCGCGGACTACCATATCGCCATGAAGGGCGACCAGATGGTGGCGGGGATGTTTGATTTGGCGGCTATGCCGGAGATGAAGGACCTGCCGTCGCATTGGCTGACCTATCTGGCCGTAGATGACGTAGACGCTGCCGCGAAAGACACCGAAGCGCTGGGCGGGACAATTATCCGTGCGCCTTGGGATGTGGAGGGCGTGGGGCGGATCGCCATTCTCACCGACCCGAGCGGGGCGGCCTTTGGGATGATGACCCCGTCTTGA
- a CDS encoding threonine/serine dehydratase, with protein MNIEMIEAAATRLKGHARVTPMLTSPFLDEIAGRRIFLKVEALQHTGSFKFRGGWSAVSSLTDNALKAGVIAFSSGNHAQGVALAAREHGTSAVIIMPADAPQMKIDNTRALGAEVVLYDRGSEDRDTIGATMSQERGLTLIKPFDEPQVIAGQGTTGLEIAAQAEDLGVNAKNVLVCCGGGGLTSGIALALEAKAPHLKTRPVEPEHFDDVTRSLASGKIERNAQTSGSICDAIITPQPGDITFPVLNRLCGPGIVVPEEDCLRAMALAFARLKIVLEPGGAIALAAALFHNNQVDGEDIIAVASGGNVDADLFQSALTKYGNQS; from the coding sequence ATGAATATCGAGATGATCGAGGCGGCAGCCACCCGCCTCAAAGGCCACGCCCGTGTGACGCCCATGCTGACCTCGCCCTTCCTGGACGAGATCGCAGGCCGGCGCATTTTCCTCAAAGTGGAGGCCCTGCAGCACACCGGCTCCTTCAAGTTTCGCGGCGGCTGGTCGGCGGTGTCTTCGCTCACTGACAACGCGCTCAAAGCCGGTGTCATCGCCTTTTCCAGCGGCAATCATGCGCAAGGCGTGGCCTTGGCCGCCCGCGAACATGGCACCAGTGCGGTCATCATCATGCCCGCCGACGCCCCGCAGATGAAGATCGACAACACGCGCGCACTTGGGGCCGAAGTCGTCCTTTATGATCGCGGAAGCGAGGACCGCGACACCATCGGCGCCACCATGTCCCAGGAGCGCGGCCTGACGCTGATCAAACCCTTCGACGAGCCGCAGGTCATTGCGGGCCAAGGCACAACCGGCCTGGAAATCGCAGCCCAGGCCGAAGACCTCGGGGTCAACGCCAAAAATGTCCTCGTCTGCTGTGGCGGTGGTGGCCTCACCTCCGGCATCGCGCTGGCGTTGGAGGCCAAAGCCCCTCATCTCAAAACCCGCCCCGTAGAGCCGGAACATTTTGATGACGTCACCCGCTCTTTGGCCTCGGGAAAGATCGAGCGCAACGCGCAAACCTCCGGCTCCATCTGCGACGCCATCATCACGCCGCAACCAGGCGACATTACCTTCCCGGTCCTCAATCGCCTCTGTGGCCCCGGCATCGTCGTCCCCGAAGAAGACTGCCTGCGCGCCATGGCGCTTGCTTTCGCGCGGCTGAAAATCGTGCTGGAACCCGGCGGCGCAATCGCGCTGGCCGCCGCATTGTTCCACAATAATCAGGTGGACGGCGAGGACATCATCGCCGTGGCCTCCGGCGGCAATGTGGACGCCGACCTCTTCCAATCCGCGCTGACCAAATACGGGAACCAGTCATGA
- a CDS encoding endonuclease/exonuclease/phosphatase family protein, whose product MTDFTIASFNVKNLIGAEQEYYRFQQYTVEEHAWKEDWLADMLVRMNADIVGFQEIFELPALQAVVDEADRIGAASNADVVPDASKRYRKRAIFRKLAYTDYKDAKIAFAPNANDGAPGERRPGVAILSRYGFEGTPEIIQELSPELQVDFQGGEAGHFKLTRLSRPILKARVPVKGTTITVFNCHLKSKLGEFHRPDGADHAPEADLTSYDPVGRALGALRAATRRMAEAWVLHRLIVEELQKGHPVMVLGDFNDSENAVSSEIIAGERPFKNYSWMLRHDAKHPNDRYKDDENEAIQEAVDAVRLESCEKLFVKKSLRDMVYTSAFGGVFESIDQILISRHFRDGSNQIGEMEYFTVFNDHLTDGSHPEAPYNKLASDHGQIMGHFKLWNR is encoded by the coding sequence ATGACCGACTTCACCATCGCCAGCTTCAACGTCAAAAACCTGATCGGCGCGGAGCAGGAATATTACCGCTTCCAGCAATACACGGTCGAGGAACACGCCTGGAAAGAGGACTGGCTGGCCGACATGCTGGTGCGCATGAACGCCGATATCGTGGGGTTCCAGGAAATTTTCGAGCTGCCCGCGCTGCAGGCGGTGGTGGATGAGGCCGACCGCATCGGGGCCGCCTCCAACGCGGATGTGGTCCCTGACGCGTCCAAACGCTACCGCAAGCGCGCGATTTTTCGGAAACTGGCCTACACGGATTACAAAGACGCCAAGATCGCCTTCGCCCCCAACGCCAATGACGGCGCGCCCGGTGAACGCCGCCCCGGCGTCGCCATCCTGTCGCGCTACGGATTTGAAGGCACGCCCGAGATCATTCAGGAATTGTCGCCGGAGCTGCAGGTCGATTTCCAGGGCGGCGAGGCGGGCCATTTCAAGCTGACCCGCCTGTCACGGCCGATCCTGAAAGCCCGCGTGCCGGTCAAAGGCACCACAATCACGGTTTTCAACTGCCACCTCAAGTCCAAGCTCGGCGAGTTTCACCGCCCCGACGGCGCCGACCACGCGCCCGAGGCCGACTTGACCAGCTACGATCCCGTCGGCCGCGCCTTGGGCGCTTTGCGCGCCGCAACACGCCGCATGGCCGAGGCTTGGGTCCTGCACCGCCTGATCGTCGAAGAACTCCAAAAGGGCCACCCGGTCATGGTGCTGGGCGATTTCAACGACAGCGAAAACGCGGTCAGCTCCGAAATCATCGCCGGTGAGCGCCCGTTCAAAAACTATTCCTGGATGCTGCGCCACGACGCCAAGCACCCCAATGACCGCTACAAAGACGACGAAAACGAGGCGATTCAGGAAGCCGTCGATGCGGTCCGACTGGAAAGCTGCGAAAAGCTGTTCGTCAAAAAGTCCCTGCGCGACATGGTCTACACCTCTGCTTTCGGGGGCGTCTTCGAAAGCATCGACCAGATCCTGATCTCACGTCATTTCCGCGACGGCTCCAACCAGATTGGCGAGATGGAATATTTCACGGTCTTCAACGACCACCTCACTGACGGCTCCCACCCAGAAGCACCCTATAACAAGCTCGCCTCGGACCATGGACAGATCATGGGCCATTTCAAGCTGTGGAACCGCTAG
- the irrA gene encoding iron response transcriptional regulator IrrA, producing the protein MTTETMKRSTEWLAGAGLRPTRQRLTLAELLVGDGQNRHVTAESLHASTEGCADTVSLATVYNTLRAFCDAGLIREVMVDGTKSYFDTRIDDHPHFFWEDSRELTDAPKEQLEIAGLPDAPDGTEIAKVDVVIRLRKT; encoded by the coding sequence ATGACCACCGAGACGATGAAACGCAGCACGGAATGGCTGGCAGGCGCAGGGCTTCGCCCGACCCGCCAACGTCTGACGCTGGCGGAGCTGTTGGTGGGTGACGGGCAAAACCGCCATGTGACGGCTGAAAGCCTGCACGCGTCGACCGAGGGTTGCGCCGACACCGTGTCGCTGGCGACCGTCTACAACACATTGCGGGCCTTCTGCGACGCAGGGCTCATCCGCGAGGTGATGGTGGACGGCACAAAATCCTACTTCGACACCCGTATTGACGACCACCCGCACTTCTTCTGGGAAGACAGCCGCGAATTGACGGACGCCCCCAAGGAGCAGCTGGAAATCGCCGGGCTTCCGGATGCCCCCGATGGCACCGAGATTGCCAAGGTCGACGTGGTGATCCGGCTGCGCAAAACCTGA
- a CDS encoding TCR/Tet family MFS transporter, translating into MPSKAVTFVLITVMLDAMGIGLILPVMPDLIQEVRGAGIGSAALWGGTLSAVFAAMQFLFAPTLGNLSDRFGRRPVLLISLAVMAFDYVLMAVAGTMTLLIIGRILGGITAATHSTAAAFMADISPREKKAQNFGLISAAFGAGFVLGPVIGGLLAELGPRAPFWAAAVLTAANFLFGYFVLPETVTDETRRPFDWERANPVGAFDYISRLPGLTALMGVYFFYQISNMVYPAVWAYYTAANFDWSPGMIGASLAVYGISTALVQAVLIRRIINRFGERKTVYFGLLYNAFTLTLIGLVTNGWLLLALTPLAAVGGVVAPALQAVMSGKAEDNQQGELQGVLASINSIGMIVAPLVMTQIFWFFTGKSAWLYLPGAPFLLAMLLMVVSWMIYSSSLRNPTGAAT; encoded by the coding sequence ATGCCAAGCAAGGCCGTCACCTTCGTTTTGATCACCGTGATGCTGGATGCCATGGGCATCGGGTTGATCCTTCCGGTGATGCCGGACCTGATCCAGGAGGTGCGCGGCGCAGGGATCGGCAGCGCCGCCCTGTGGGGCGGCACCCTGTCGGCGGTGTTCGCCGCGATGCAGTTCCTGTTTGCCCCGACCCTTGGCAACCTGTCGGACCGGTTCGGGCGCAGGCCGGTCTTGCTGATCTCATTGGCGGTGATGGCGTTTGACTACGTTTTGATGGCCGTGGCCGGCACGATGACGCTGCTGATCATCGGGCGCATATTGGGCGGCATCACCGCCGCCACCCATTCGACGGCGGCGGCGTTTATGGCCGATATATCGCCGCGCGAGAAAAAGGCGCAGAATTTCGGGCTGATCTCGGCGGCGTTCGGCGCGGGGTTTGTTTTAGGGCCAGTGATCGGCGGCTTATTGGCGGAGCTTGGGCCGAGAGCCCCCTTCTGGGCGGCAGCCGTGCTGACAGCGGCCAACTTTTTGTTCGGCTATTTCGTGCTCCCCGAAACCGTGACCGACGAGACCCGCCGCCCCTTTGACTGGGAGCGCGCCAACCCTGTGGGCGCATTTGACTATATCAGCCGCCTGCCCGGGCTGACCGCGTTGATGGGGGTTTATTTCTTCTACCAGATTTCCAACATGGTCTACCCGGCGGTCTGGGCCTACTACACCGCGGCCAATTTCGACTGGTCGCCGGGCATGATCGGGGCGTCCCTTGCGGTGTACGGGATTTCGACCGCCCTTGTCCAAGCGGTGCTGATCCGGCGGATCATCAACCGGTTCGGAGAACGCAAGACCGTCTATTTCGGGCTGCTTTACAACGCCTTCACCCTAACGCTGATCGGGCTTGTAACCAACGGCTGGTTGCTGCTGGCCCTGACGCCATTGGCGGCCGTCGGCGGTGTCGTGGCACCCGCCCTGCAAGCCGTGATGTCGGGCAAGGCGGAAGACAACCAACAGGGCGAATTGCAAGGGGTTCTGGCCTCGATCAACTCGATCGGGATGATTGTGGCCCCCTTGGTGATGACCCAGATTTTCTGGTTCTTCACCGGGAAGAGCGCATGGCTATATCTGCCCGGCGCGCCGTTCCTGTTGGCGATGCTGCTGATGGTCGTGTCGTGGATGATCTATTCATCCAGCCTACGCAACCCGACCGGGGCAGCCACCTGA
- the fabB gene encoding beta-ketoacyl-ACP synthase I — MRRVVVTGLGIVSPIGNSAEEVTAALKAGSSGIEASAEMAEHGFRSQIAGTLKIDIKEHVDKRRLRFMGPGAAYAHIAMEQAIADAGLEESDIINPRTGLIAGSGGPSTSAMFAAHQSVLQTGATKRIGPFAVPKCMGSTISANLATAYQIKGINYSITSACSTSLHCIGAASEQIMLGKQDVMFAGGGEELDWTLSCLFDAMGAMSSKYNDTPTKASRAFDADRDGFVIAGGGGMVVLESLEHAQARGAKIYAEVTGFGATSDGADMVAPSGEGGERAMRLAMDTIPEGRAVSYINAHGTSTPVGDVGEVEAVRRVFGQGSTPPISSTKSMTGHSQGATGAQEAIYCLLMLDGDFITPSINVETLDPALDPAEIATKLVENAGLDTVMTNSFGFGGTNGSMLLSKFKD; from the coding sequence ATGCGTCGCGTCGTCGTCACAGGATTGGGGATTGTTTCCCCCATCGGCAATTCCGCTGAGGAGGTCACCGCCGCGTTGAAGGCTGGAAGCTCCGGCATTGAGGCTTCAGCAGAAATGGCGGAGCACGGGTTCCGCAGCCAGATCGCGGGCACCCTGAAGATCGACATCAAGGAGCATGTGGACAAACGCCGCCTGCGCTTCATGGGGCCGGGCGCGGCCTACGCCCATATCGCCATGGAGCAGGCCATTGCGGATGCGGGTCTGGAAGAAAGCGACATCATCAACCCGCGCACCGGGTTGATCGCGGGCTCGGGCGGGCCGTCCACCTCGGCCATGTTCGCGGCGCACCAATCGGTGCTGCAAACCGGTGCGACCAAACGCATCGGGCCGTTTGCGGTGCCCAAATGCATGGGGTCGACCATCTCGGCCAATCTGGCCACGGCGTATCAGATCAAGGGCATCAACTATTCGATCACATCCGCCTGCTCGACCTCGCTGCACTGCATCGGGGCGGCGTCAGAGCAGATCATGCTGGGCAAGCAGGACGTCATGTTTGCGGGTGGCGGCGAGGAACTGGATTGGACGCTGTCCTGCCTGTTTGACGCCATGGGCGCGATGAGCAGCAAATACAACGACACCCCCACCAAGGCCTCGCGCGCCTTTGACGCCGACCGTGACGGCTTCGTCATCGCGGGCGGCGGCGGCATGGTGGTGCTGGAAAGCCTGGAACATGCGCAGGCACGCGGCGCGAAGATCTACGCCGAGGTGACGGGCTTTGGCGCGACATCGGACGGTGCCGACATGGTGGCCCCTTCAGGCGAGGGCGGCGAGCGCGCGATGCGTTTGGCGATGGACACGATCCCCGAGGGCCGCGCGGTCAGCTACATCAACGCGCATGGCACCTCCACGCCAGTGGGCGATGTGGGCGAGGTGGAGGCGGTCCGCCGCGTCTTCGGCCAGGGCAGCACGCCGCCGATCAGTTCGACCAAGTCGATGACCGGCCACTCACAAGGAGCCACCGGCGCGCAGGAGGCGATCTACTGCCTGCTGATGCTCGATGGCGACTTTATCACCCCGTCGATCAATGTGGAGACACTGGACCCCGCGCTGGACCCGGCCGAGATCGCGACCAAGTTGGTCGAAAACGCGGGGCTGGACACGGTGATGACCAACTCCTTCGGGTTTGGGGGCACCAACGGCTCGATGTTGCTTTCCAAGTTTAAGGACTAA